In one Paraburkholderia megapolitana genomic region, the following are encoded:
- the tssA gene encoding type VI secretion system protein TssA, whose product MPTDLNALLAPINESSPCGDDMLFSSDFDAIQNARRFEDATLDQGEWITDVKEADWSFVVERSTDLLQTKTKDLRLAVWLTEGWAIEDGVTGLTQGYALLTGLCERFWEQVHPLPEGDDTEYRLGNVGWLVGRSVELLRAIPLTSGTRYSTIDWEVATHVAQAVKRDPENADDIARGKPSVEQIDAARRITPGTFYLALLADLRAFEAAVLDLEQELNRRAGDASPSFRQIKEAQESVYRLAERFAREVGVDLNAAPKVTRPSDIPERNEPSFKTPSLPEGNMSTPSSHTATPVVPQAGIQTRAQAVDQLRAVAKFFRATEPHSPVAYLADKAAEWAGMPLDQWLSTVVKDDASLSHIREMLGVKQADTGGS is encoded by the coding sequence ATGCCGACCGATCTTAACGCGCTGCTAGCGCCCATCAACGAGTCATCGCCGTGCGGCGACGACATGCTGTTCTCGTCCGACTTCGACGCGATCCAGAACGCGCGCCGTTTCGAAGACGCGACGCTCGATCAGGGCGAATGGATCACCGACGTCAAGGAAGCCGACTGGTCGTTCGTCGTCGAGCGCAGCACCGATCTGCTGCAGACGAAGACGAAGGACTTGCGGCTCGCTGTCTGGCTCACCGAGGGCTGGGCGATCGAAGACGGCGTAACAGGTCTGACGCAGGGCTACGCGCTGCTCACGGGCCTGTGCGAGCGTTTCTGGGAGCAGGTGCATCCGTTGCCTGAAGGCGACGACACCGAATACCGGCTCGGCAATGTCGGCTGGCTGGTGGGGCGCTCGGTGGAGTTGCTGCGCGCGATACCGCTCACCTCCGGCACACGCTACAGCACGATCGACTGGGAAGTCGCTACACATGTCGCGCAAGCGGTAAAGCGCGACCCGGAGAACGCGGACGACATTGCACGCGGCAAACCGTCGGTCGAACAGATCGATGCGGCCAGGCGCATCACACCGGGGACGTTTTACCTGGCGCTGCTGGCCGATCTGCGAGCGTTTGAAGCGGCGGTGCTCGACCTCGAACAGGAACTGAATCGCCGCGCGGGCGATGCGTCGCCGAGTTTCCGTCAGATCAAGGAGGCTCAGGAGAGCGTTTATCGACTCGCCGAGCGGTTCGCGCGCGAAGTCGGTGTCGATCTCAACGCCGCGCCGAAAGTCACACGCCCGTCCGATATCCCCGAGCGTAACGAACCCAGTTTCAAGACCCCGTCGTTGCCGGAGGGAAACATGTCGACGCCGAGCTCGCACACCGCAACGCCGGTGGTCCCGCAGGCCGGAATCCAGACCCGCGCGCAGGCTGTTGACCAGTTGCGTGCAGTCGCGAAGTTCTTTCGTGCCACCGAACCGCACAGCCCCGTCGCCTACCTCGCGGACAAAGCGGCGGAGTGGGCCGGCATGCCGCTCGACCAGTGGCTCTCGACCGTGGTGAAGGACGACGCTTCGCTCTCGCACATACGCGAGATGCTCGGCGTGAAGCAGGCGGATACAGGCGGTAGCTGA
- the tagF gene encoding type VI secretion system-associated protein TagF — protein MTPTVQAQIAYFGKIPSRGDFVKSAHNPQLLQTLDRWIAQAMEMLTDDPRWKIVYENAKPMHFAFLGSRSKLAIAGHIVASHDLSSRRFPFLAATALEVERPLAFLARSPLAFARLWSRVSMQMKPLLSATEPAGALQALGDMQVPIDIGAPGNPHDGTFDDFVEHQTLSGLEQMLLASGHPVRLRGAMLALGSLLRPVMQSGSSHLERGLTLPLPTDPFYRTLIAAFWLELIAPFVSQADFELAIFIGTIAERERLIIGFNGASAKTLHSVVDPQAYATHNIDIDDPEWINDHAQNDHGISKLVSYLDQPQLSLRVSIDTFREAFIGGVTQ, from the coding sequence ATGACGCCGACAGTCCAGGCGCAAATCGCCTATTTCGGCAAGATCCCGTCGCGCGGCGACTTCGTGAAGAGTGCGCACAACCCGCAGCTGCTACAGACGCTCGACCGCTGGATCGCGCAGGCCATGGAAATGCTCACCGACGATCCGCGCTGGAAGATCGTCTACGAAAACGCGAAGCCGATGCATTTCGCGTTTCTCGGTTCGCGCAGCAAGCTCGCAATTGCCGGCCATATCGTCGCGAGCCACGATCTGTCGTCGCGGCGCTTCCCGTTTCTCGCCGCAACCGCGCTCGAAGTCGAGCGGCCGCTGGCGTTCCTCGCGCGCAGCCCGCTGGCATTCGCGCGGTTGTGGTCGCGTGTCTCCATGCAGATGAAGCCGCTGCTCAGCGCCACCGAGCCCGCGGGCGCACTGCAGGCACTCGGCGACATGCAGGTGCCGATCGATATCGGCGCGCCCGGCAATCCGCATGACGGCACCTTCGACGACTTCGTCGAACATCAAACGCTGTCCGGCCTCGAACAGATGCTGCTCGCGAGCGGCCACCCGGTGCGGCTGCGCGGTGCGATGCTCGCGCTCGGTTCGCTGCTGCGACCCGTGATGCAAAGCGGCTCGTCGCACCTCGAGCGCGGTCTCACATTGCCGCTGCCGACCGATCCGTTCTATCGCACGTTGATCGCCGCGTTCTGGCTCGAACTGATTGCGCCGTTTGTCTCGCAGGCCGATTTCGAACTGGCGATCTTCATCGGCACGATTGCGGAGCGCGAGCGGCTCATCATCGGCTTTAACGGCGCCTCGGCGAAAACGCTGCACAGCGTGGTCGATCCGCAGGCCTATGCAACGCACAACATCGACATCGACGACCCCGAGTGGATCAACGATCACGCACAGAACGATCATGGCATCAGCAAGCTGGTCAGCTACCTCGATCAACCGCAACTGTCGCTGCGTGTCAGCATCGATACGTTCCGCGAAGCCTTCATCGGGGGAGTAACGCAATGA
- a CDS encoding OmpA family protein: protein MTFYFGTIRRTLPLALLAGALASSPAWADDDGGGARVTPIDNSGVQVRTTVLPATPNATTGAAAATITPAAANPVPGQVVVGGKVPDEATKAAVLGQLRNTYGAGNVVDQIEVGDVATPPNWATNVQKLLGSQLTQIHKGQLTIDGTQIDVKGEVPNESQRQKIASDMANALNPTYTIRNGLRVSASEQGVLDQTLANRTIEFETGSATLTPQGTLILDQMAAVLAKLTTRTVAIIGHTDNSGARASNIALSQARADTVKGYLIAKGIPSQQLTATGVGPDQPIASNDTPDGRARNRRIEFRAGS from the coding sequence ATGACCTTCTACTTCGGCACGATCCGCCGTACGTTGCCCCTCGCGCTGCTCGCCGGCGCACTGGCGAGCAGTCCCGCATGGGCGGACGACGATGGCGGCGGCGCCCGTGTCACGCCGATCGACAACAGCGGCGTGCAGGTCCGTACGACCGTGCTGCCGGCCACGCCCAATGCGACGACAGGCGCTGCAGCAGCCACCATTACGCCGGCCGCGGCGAATCCCGTTCCCGGACAGGTCGTAGTGGGCGGCAAGGTGCCCGACGAAGCGACCAAGGCCGCCGTGCTCGGCCAGTTGCGCAACACGTATGGCGCAGGCAATGTCGTCGATCAGATCGAAGTCGGCGATGTCGCGACGCCGCCGAACTGGGCCACCAACGTCCAGAAGCTACTCGGCTCGCAACTCACACAGATCCACAAGGGGCAATTGACGATCGACGGCACGCAGATCGACGTGAAGGGCGAAGTTCCTAACGAATCGCAGCGTCAGAAGATTGCCAGCGACATGGCCAACGCGCTGAATCCGACCTACACGATTCGCAACGGTCTGCGCGTGAGCGCGTCCGAACAAGGCGTGCTCGACCAGACGCTTGCGAACCGCACGATCGAATTCGAAACCGGCAGCGCGACGCTGACACCGCAGGGCACGCTGATTCTCGATCAGATGGCGGCGGTACTCGCGAAGCTGACGACGCGGACTGTCGCGATCATCGGGCACACGGACAACTCCGGCGCCCGCGCATCGAACATCGCGCTGAGCCAGGCACGCGCCGACACGGTGAAGGGCTATCTGATCGCGAAGGGCATTCCGTCGCAGCAATTAACAGCGACCGGCGTCGGCCCCGACCAGCCGATTGCCTCGAACGATACGCCCGACGGCCGCGCGCGCAACCGGCGCATCGAGTTCCGCGCGGGCTCGTAG
- the tssG gene encoding type VI secretion system baseplate subunit TssG, whose amino-acid sequence MQTPQRRIDPGVIERLLDEPHRFEFFQAVRLLERWFTDGDTSLRPGDVVARRIAFRNSISLGFPPSEIESTLPYDTEGVALREKAQRSAALDGEKVQRVDLTPAFFGLLGGQGALPLHYTEQIVAREYLKRDRAAREFFDVFSNRATALFYAAWKKYRLPLHYELDRDERYLPLLLSLAGVANDDSRESLQDGTGALLDEAIAGYALAARHRPVSAAYLQRTLSDYFKVPVRVDQFVGKWYDVPKDQLTVLGQVNALLGATALAGERVWQRDMRARLVVGPLSKRDYEAFLPGSECAVALERMLTLLAGVTLEYEVSLVLRRDEVGPSHLGAGARLGWDAFLCTHDADRDRADARYELHVIH is encoded by the coding sequence ATGCAAACCCCGCAGCGGCGAATCGATCCTGGCGTAATCGAGCGTCTGCTCGACGAGCCTCACCGCTTCGAGTTCTTCCAGGCGGTGCGGTTGCTCGAACGCTGGTTTACCGACGGCGACACCTCGCTGCGTCCAGGCGACGTCGTGGCCCGGCGCATCGCTTTTCGCAACTCGATCTCGCTTGGCTTTCCGCCGAGCGAGATCGAGAGCACACTACCGTACGACACCGAAGGCGTGGCGCTCAGGGAAAAGGCGCAGCGCAGCGCGGCGCTCGACGGCGAGAAAGTGCAGCGCGTCGATCTGACGCCCGCGTTCTTCGGCCTGCTAGGCGGGCAGGGCGCGTTGCCGCTGCACTACACCGAACAGATTGTCGCGCGCGAGTATCTGAAGCGCGATCGCGCCGCGCGCGAATTCTTCGACGTTTTTTCGAACCGCGCGACCGCGCTGTTTTATGCGGCGTGGAAGAAATACCGGCTACCGCTGCACTACGAGCTGGATCGTGACGAACGTTATCTGCCGCTGCTGCTTTCGCTTGCCGGCGTCGCCAACGACGACTCGCGCGAAAGCCTGCAAGACGGCACCGGCGCGCTGCTCGACGAAGCGATTGCCGGCTATGCGCTGGCCGCACGGCATCGACCGGTATCGGCGGCCTACCTGCAGCGCACGTTGTCCGATTACTTCAAGGTGCCGGTGCGGGTCGATCAGTTTGTCGGCAAGTGGTACGACGTACCGAAGGACCAGTTGACGGTGCTCGGCCAGGTGAACGCACTGCTCGGCGCGACCGCGCTTGCGGGCGAGCGCGTCTGGCAGCGCGACATGCGTGCGCGGCTCGTGGTCGGTCCGTTGTCGAAGCGCGACTATGAAGCGTTTCTGCCCGGTTCCGAGTGCGCGGTGGCGCTCGAACGCATGCTGACGCTGCTGGCCGGCGTCACGCTCGAATACGAAGTATCGCTGGTGCTGCGACGCGACGAAGTCGGGCCGAGCCATCTCGGCGCTGGCGCGCGGCTCGGCTGGGATGCGTTCCTCTGCACGCACGATGCCGATCGCGACCGCGCCGACGCACGCTACGAGTTGCACGTCATACATTGA
- the tssF gene encoding type VI secretion system baseplate subunit TssF translates to MEELLPYYERELSFLRRYSRDFAERYPKIAARLAMSGEHCEDPHVERMIESFALLGARINKKLDDDYPEFTEALLEVLYPHYLRPFPSCSIAQLGTAAAFSHLTEPATIERGTEFKSRPIRGVQCRFRTAYDVTLAPIRISEAKYTSVAMAPSATVLPGNATAIVSVTFESTSPQLDLSAMKIDKLRAYLHGEQSFIAALSDCLFVNGLAAYVEGDRRGVWTALRTLPFAEVGYSEEDALIDYPAKSHPAYRLLTEYFAFPDKFNFVDFDLPAMTRASGRCQRLTLHIVLKEVRSDSHVARLLDGLASHHMRLFCTPVVNLFKQHGEPVRVSHQAISYPVIAESRRAFAYEVYSIDSVQLVRQQAHEETVIEFRPFYSLHHGEAARMGHYWFSRRNDWVAQKSPGYETEISIVDIDFEPSSPQTDTLSIELTCTNRDLPASLAVGLEGGDLFLEGGSLTGSISMLRRPTPSVHFERGRAAHWRLISHLALNHVSLASNGLAALKEMLVLYDLRRTAVSARYIDGITGIEQHAAVQWLPGKPFATFVRGIEIRLTIDEEHFVGTSLGAFVRVIDTFFGLYVHLNSFVQLVVLSKRTGEEILRCKPRSGESILA, encoded by the coding sequence ATGGAAGAACTGCTGCCGTATTACGAGCGCGAATTATCTTTCCTGCGGCGTTATTCGCGCGATTTTGCCGAACGATATCCCAAGATCGCGGCGCGTCTCGCCATGTCGGGCGAGCACTGCGAGGACCCGCACGTCGAGCGGATGATCGAATCGTTTGCGCTGCTCGGCGCGCGCATCAACAAGAAACTCGACGACGATTACCCCGAGTTCACCGAGGCGTTGCTCGAGGTGTTGTACCCGCATTATCTGCGGCCGTTTCCTTCCTGTTCGATCGCGCAGCTCGGCACGGCTGCTGCGTTCAGCCATCTGACCGAGCCCGCCACCATCGAGCGCGGCACCGAATTCAAATCGCGCCCGATTCGCGGCGTGCAATGCCGTTTCCGTACCGCCTACGACGTCACGCTCGCGCCGATCCGGATTTCGGAGGCGAAGTACACGTCGGTGGCCATGGCGCCGAGCGCAACCGTGCTGCCCGGCAACGCCACCGCAATCGTGTCGGTGACGTTCGAGTCGACCTCGCCGCAACTCGATCTCAGTGCGATGAAAATCGACAAGCTGCGCGCCTATCTGCACGGCGAGCAGTCGTTTATCGCCGCGCTGTCGGACTGCCTGTTCGTCAACGGGCTCGCGGCCTATGTGGAAGGCGACCGGCGCGGCGTGTGGACGGCGTTGCGCACGCTGCCGTTCGCCGAGGTCGGTTACAGCGAAGAGGACGCGCTTATCGACTATCCGGCGAAGTCGCACCCGGCGTACCGGCTGCTGACCGAGTACTTCGCCTTTCCCGACAAGTTCAACTTCGTCGATTTCGATCTGCCCGCGATGACGCGCGCAAGCGGCCGCTGCCAGCGGCTCACGCTGCACATCGTCCTGAAGGAAGTGCGCAGCGACTCGCACGTCGCGCGGCTGCTCGACGGTCTCGCATCGCATCACATGCGGCTCTTCTGCACGCCGGTCGTCAATCTGTTCAAGCAGCATGGCGAACCGGTGCGCGTCAGCCATCAGGCCATTTCGTATCCGGTCATCGCGGAATCGCGGCGCGCGTTCGCTTACGAGGTCTATTCGATCGATTCGGTGCAACTCGTGCGCCAGCAGGCGCACGAAGAAACCGTGATCGAATTCCGGCCGTTCTATTCGCTGCATCACGGCGAAGCCGCACGCATGGGCCACTACTGGTTCTCGCGGCGCAACGACTGGGTGGCGCAGAAAAGCCCCGGCTACGAAACCGAGATCTCGATCGTCGATATCGACTTCGAACCGTCGTCGCCGCAAACCGATACGTTGAGCATCGAGCTGACCTGCACGAATCGCGATTTGCCGGCGAGTCTCGCGGTTGGGCTCGAAGGCGGCGACCTGTTTCTCGAAGGCGGTTCGCTGACCGGCAGCATCTCGATGCTGCGCCGGCCGACGCCGAGCGTGCACTTCGAGCGCGGCCGCGCCGCGCACTGGCGCCTGATCTCGCATCTCGCGCTGAATCATGTCTCGCTCGCGAGCAACGGTCTGGCTGCGCTGAAGGAAATGCTCGTGCTCTACGATCTGCGGCGCACGGCGGTGTCGGCGCGCTATATCGACGGCATCACCGGCATCGAACAGCATGCGGCCGTGCAGTGGCTGCCCGGCAAGCCGTTCGCTACCTTCGTGCGCGGCATCGAAATCCGCCTGACGATCGATGAAGAGCATTTTGTCGGCACGAGCCTTGGCGCGTTCGTGCGGGTCATCGACACGTTTTTCGGGCTCTACGTCCACCTGAACAGCTTTGTGCAACTGGTCGTGTTGTCGAAGCGCACCGGCGAGGAAATTCTGCGATGCAAACCCCGCAGCGGCGAATCGATCCTGGCGTAA
- the tssH gene encoding type VI secretion system ATPase TssH, whose amino-acid sequence MSTPLKTLIAKLNTTCRQAAERAASLCLSRGNYEVDLEHLLLTLLDEPASDVSVVVSASRIDAHALRADLEHELERVKTGNTRTPVFSVHLIALFEQAWLIASLDSQIGRIRSGHLLLALLTAPDLAQFAQRMSPLLARVRVTDLKHKFDELTASSCEVERSTAATPEGAAQDAVDTPQRTVSKTPALDTYTTNLTQRAREGKIDPVIGREAEIRQAIDILMRRRQNNPIMTGEAGVGKTAVVEGLALRIAADDVPTPLRGVALHVLDMGLLQAGASVKGEFENRLKNVIDEVKKSAHPIILFIDEAHTIIGAGGQAGQNDAANLLKPALARGELRTIAATTWSEYKKYFEKDAALARRFQVVKIEEPSEVLAAAMLRGMAGLMEKHFNVRVLDDAITEAVRLSHRYISGRQLPDKAISVLDTACAKVALAHSSTPGAIDDTKKRIERIDAEIASLEREAASGATHDERLAELRTRREADLQSVATDEARYEKERALVTEIGTLRADIDAARGGSADAEQAQKAETARATLTERVNELQTLQAGQPMVPLQVDGHVVAEIVASWTGIPLGRMVKDEIQTVLNLQTLLGARVIGQDHALEAIAQRVRTASASLEDPNKPRGVFMFVGPSGVGKTETALALADILYGGERKLITINMSEYQEAHSVSGLKGSPPGYVGYGEGGVLTEAVRRNPYSVVLLDEVEKAHPDVLEMFFQVFDKGAMDDAEGREIDFRNTLIILTSNVGSTAIMQECLNKSAEELPDADALTETLRPQLYKAFKPAFLGRMKVVPYYPISDDVLVEIIELKLDRIRRRIEANHKATFEWDDSLVEAVLARCTEVDSGARNVDHILNGTLLPEIAQEVLERIAEGAAIEKITVRADESGAFDYTVV is encoded by the coding sequence ATGAGTACGCCGCTGAAAACCCTGATCGCCAAACTGAACACCACCTGCCGGCAGGCAGCCGAACGGGCCGCGAGCCTGTGTCTGTCGCGTGGCAACTATGAAGTCGATCTCGAGCATCTGCTGCTGACATTGCTCGATGAACCGGCGAGCGACGTGTCGGTGGTGGTGAGCGCGAGCCGCATCGATGCGCACGCGTTGCGCGCCGATCTCGAGCACGAACTCGAACGCGTGAAGACCGGCAATACGCGCACACCGGTCTTTTCCGTGCATCTGATCGCGCTGTTCGAACAGGCGTGGTTGATCGCTTCGCTCGATTCGCAGATCGGCCGCATCCGTTCCGGCCATCTGCTGCTCGCATTGTTGACTGCTCCGGACCTCGCGCAGTTTGCGCAGCGTATGTCACCGCTGCTCGCGCGCGTGCGTGTCACGGACCTGAAGCACAAGTTCGACGAGTTGACGGCCAGTTCGTGCGAAGTGGAACGCAGCACCGCGGCGACGCCGGAGGGCGCCGCACAGGATGCGGTCGACACGCCGCAGCGAACCGTGTCGAAGACGCCCGCGCTCGACACCTACACGACCAACCTCACACAACGCGCCCGCGAAGGCAAGATCGATCCGGTGATCGGCCGCGAAGCCGAAATCCGCCAGGCCATCGACATCCTGATGCGACGCCGCCAGAACAATCCGATCATGACCGGCGAGGCCGGTGTCGGTAAAACGGCGGTAGTCGAAGGGCTCGCGTTGCGCATCGCCGCCGACGATGTACCGACGCCGCTACGCGGCGTTGCACTGCACGTGCTCGATATGGGACTGCTGCAGGCCGGCGCGAGCGTGAAGGGCGAGTTCGAAAACCGCCTGAAGAACGTGATCGACGAAGTGAAGAAAAGCGCGCACCCGATCATTCTGTTCATCGACGAAGCGCATACGATCATCGGTGCGGGCGGTCAGGCCGGGCAGAACGATGCGGCGAACCTGCTGAAGCCGGCACTCGCGCGCGGTGAACTGCGCACCATTGCCGCGACGACGTGGAGCGAATACAAGAAGTACTTCGAGAAGGACGCGGCGCTCGCGCGGCGCTTCCAGGTCGTGAAGATCGAAGAGCCGAGCGAAGTGCTGGCCGCGGCGATGCTGCGCGGCATGGCCGGCCTGATGGAAAAGCACTTCAACGTGCGCGTGCTCGACGATGCGATCACCGAAGCCGTGCGTCTGTCGCATCGCTATATCAGCGGACGTCAGCTGCCGGACAAGGCGATCAGCGTGCTCGACACCGCGTGTGCAAAGGTTGCGCTTGCGCACAGTTCGACACCGGGCGCGATCGACGATACGAAGAAGCGTATCGAGCGCATCGATGCGGAAATCGCGTCGCTCGAACGTGAGGCGGCAAGCGGTGCCACGCACGACGAGCGGCTTGCCGAACTGCGCACGCGCCGGGAAGCCGATCTGCAATCGGTTGCTACCGACGAAGCGCGCTACGAAAAGGAGCGCGCGCTGGTGACGGAAATCGGTACGCTGCGCGCGGACATCGATGCGGCGCGTGGCGGTAGTGCGGATGCCGAGCAGGCGCAGAAAGCGGAAACTGCGCGCGCCACGCTGACGGAGCGCGTGAACGAATTGCAGACGCTGCAAGCGGGCCAGCCGATGGTGCCGCTGCAGGTGGACGGCCACGTGGTCGCCGAAATCGTTGCATCGTGGACCGGCATTCCGCTCGGGCGGATGGTCAAGGACGAGATCCAGACCGTGCTGAATCTGCAGACGCTGCTGGGCGCACGCGTGATCGGCCAGGACCATGCGCTCGAAGCAATCGCACAGCGTGTGCGGACCGCGAGTGCGAGCCTCGAAGATCCGAACAAGCCGCGCGGCGTGTTCATGTTCGTCGGCCCGTCTGGCGTCGGCAAGACCGAAACCGCGCTGGCGCTCGCCGATATCCTGTACGGCGGCGAACGCAAGCTCATCACGATCAACATGAGCGAGTACCAGGAAGCGCACAGCGTGTCGGGCCTGAAAGGCTCGCCGCCGGGGTATGTCGGCTACGGCGAGGGCGGCGTGCTGACCGAGGCTGTGCGGCGCAATCCGTATTCGGTCGTGCTGCTCGACGAAGTCGAGAAAGCGCACCCCGACGTGCTCGAGATGTTCTTCCAGGTGTTCGACAAAGGCGCCATGGACGACGCGGAAGGGCGCGAAATCGACTTCCGCAATACGCTGATCATCCTGACTTCGAACGTCGGTTCAACGGCGATCATGCAGGAGTGTCTGAACAAGAGCGCGGAAGAACTACCCGACGCCGATGCACTCACCGAGACGTTGCGCCCGCAACTGTACAAGGCGTTCAAGCCGGCGTTTCTCGGCCGCATGAAGGTCGTGCCGTATTATCCGATTTCGGACGACGTGCTCGTCGAGATCATCGAACTGAAGCTCGACAGGATTCGCCGGCGCATCGAGGCGAATCACAAGGCGACGTTCGAATGGGACGATTCGCTGGTCGAAGCCGTGCTCGCGCGCTGCACCGAAGTCGATTCGGGCGCGCGCAATGTCGATCACATCCTGAACGGCACGCTGTTGCCCGAGATCGCGCAGGAGGTGCTCGAACGGATCGCCGAAGGTGCGGCGATCGAGAAGATCACGGTGCGCGCCGACGAATCGGGCGCGTTCGATTACACGGTAGTCTGA
- the tssE gene encoding type VI secretion system baseplate subunit TssE yields MKRFEPSFLDKLFDDEPHLPASPAMRQLSLEELKATVARDVEAILNTRIALTEHELLALPECRKSVLTYGLNDFAGLSLASHYDRTFICKSIQAAIERHEPRLQQVAVTLEMSQQSTNALNFAIQALLVVHPAEEPVSFDAMLQPSTLQYSVTRARAKL; encoded by the coding sequence ATGAAGCGATTCGAACCGAGTTTTCTCGACAAGCTGTTTGACGACGAACCGCATTTGCCGGCTTCTCCGGCCATGCGGCAATTGTCGCTGGAAGAATTGAAGGCAACGGTCGCGCGCGATGTCGAAGCGATTCTGAATACGCGCATCGCATTGACCGAGCATGAACTCCTGGCGCTGCCGGAGTGCCGCAAATCGGTGTTGACCTATGGATTGAACGACTTCGCCGGGCTGAGCCTCGCGAGTCATTACGACCGCACGTTCATCTGCAAGTCGATCCAGGCGGCGATCGAGCGGCATGAACCGCGCCTGCAGCAGGTGGCGGTGACGCTCGAAATGAGCCAGCAGTCGACCAATGCGCTGAATTTCGCTATCCAGGCGCTATTGGTTGTGCATCCGGCGGAAGAGCCGGTGAGTTTCGATGCGATGCTGCAGCCGTCGACGCTGCAGTATTCGGTGACGCGCGCACGCGCGAAGCTTTAA